Proteins from one Streptosporangium becharense genomic window:
- a CDS encoding sulfotransferase family protein produces the protein MNWQRKANDVLVRLTGFRVSRAAEAAGPAHPRTAPPAREAFRPPADPAADRLLVAPVFVLSPVRSGSTLLRALLNAHSMLHAPHELHVRRLRVEFGTSLAERAMEELGHDRADLEHLLWDRVLHRELVRSGKAVVVDKTPANAFAYERIAACWPDARFVFLLRHPASIARSWYEAGAGKRTPEEAALDALRYMKAVQRARGALPGCTVRYEDLTADPETETRRVCEFLGVPWEAGMLAYGEQAVLRKGLGDWKDKIRTGSVQPGREPPSPAEIPSSLRPMCESWGYLPGTVERA, from the coding sequence ATGAACTGGCAGCGTAAGGCCAACGACGTCCTGGTCAGGCTGACCGGATTCCGCGTCAGCCGGGCGGCGGAGGCCGCCGGCCCGGCTCACCCCAGGACCGCCCCTCCGGCGCGGGAGGCGTTCCGCCCGCCCGCCGACCCCGCGGCCGACCGGCTCCTGGTCGCCCCGGTGTTCGTCCTGTCTCCGGTGAGATCCGGCTCGACGCTGCTGCGGGCGCTGCTCAACGCCCACTCCATGCTGCACGCCCCGCACGAGCTGCACGTCCGGCGCCTCCGGGTGGAGTTCGGCACCTCGCTCGCGGAGCGGGCGATGGAAGAGCTCGGTCACGACCGGGCCGACCTGGAGCACCTGCTCTGGGACCGGGTGCTCCACCGCGAGCTGGTCAGGAGCGGCAAGGCCGTCGTCGTGGACAAGACCCCGGCCAACGCCTTCGCGTACGAGCGCATCGCCGCCTGCTGGCCGGACGCCCGGTTCGTCTTCCTGCTGCGCCACCCGGCGTCCATAGCCCGGTCCTGGTACGAGGCCGGCGCCGGCAAACGGACGCCGGAGGAGGCGGCGCTCGACGCGCTGCGGTACATGAAGGCGGTGCAGCGCGCGCGGGGGGCCCTGCCCGGGTGCACCGTGCGGTACGAGGACCTCACCGCCGACCCCGAGACCGAGACGCGCCGTGTCTGCGAGTTCCTCGGAGTTCCGTGGGAGGCGGGGATGCTCGCCTACGGTGAGCAGGCCGTGCTGCGCAAGGGACTCGGCGACTGGAAGGACAAGATCCGCACCGGAAGCGTCCAGCCCGGACGCGAGCCGCCCTCCCCGGCGGAGATACCGTCCTCGCTCCGGCCCATGTGCGAGAGCTGGGGCTACCTGCCGGGCACCGTGGAGCGGGCGTGA
- a CDS encoding glycosyltransferase family 4 protein, producing the protein MTTAPRLGPMRIRYLLLHAYGMGGTIRTVVNQANAMAAAGHRVEIVSVVRRRDRPQFPIDGRVRLMALSDQRGGRPVDSLARRAWRRVRGKIVPAGEFAASYFTERVEKAVIDYVSALDDGVLVTTRPALNLIAARRAAPGVVRVAQEHMNLATYPDGVRAAIARHYGGLDTVVVLTEADRRAYERLLPGTPVVRIPNAVHGAAPPPSWQEDRLVVAAGRLVGQKGFDLLIPAFRQVVDRHPDWRLRIYGTGPKKDRLRALIRECGLRDNVTLMGRTDHLDEELAKASFYVLSSRFEGLPMVMIEAMTQALPVVAFDCPTGPRDLITPGIDGLLVPPQDVDALAAAMIRLVEDRDLRDRMGAAAAVTARDYSPSVIMPVWERLFADLLGRDPGNPGNPG; encoded by the coding sequence GTGACGACGGCGCCGCGGCTCGGGCCCATGCGGATCCGCTACCTGCTCCTGCACGCGTACGGCATGGGCGGCACGATCCGCACCGTGGTCAACCAGGCGAACGCGATGGCCGCCGCCGGGCACCGGGTGGAGATCGTCAGCGTGGTACGGCGGCGGGACCGGCCCCAGTTCCCGATCGACGGGCGGGTCCGCCTCATGGCGCTGTCGGACCAGCGCGGGGGCAGGCCGGTCGACTCCCTGGCACGCCGGGCGTGGCGGCGGGTCCGCGGCAAGATCGTGCCCGCGGGGGAGTTCGCGGCGTCCTACTTCACCGAACGGGTGGAGAAGGCCGTCATCGACTACGTCTCCGCGCTGGACGACGGCGTCCTCGTCACCACCCGCCCGGCGTTGAACCTCATCGCCGCCCGCCGGGCCGCCCCCGGGGTGGTGCGGGTCGCCCAGGAGCACATGAACCTGGCCACCTACCCCGACGGCGTCCGGGCGGCGATCGCCCGGCACTACGGCGGGCTGGACACGGTGGTGGTGCTCACCGAGGCCGACCGGCGGGCGTACGAGCGGCTCCTGCCCGGCACCCCGGTCGTGCGGATCCCCAACGCGGTGCACGGCGCCGCCCCGCCGCCGTCCTGGCAGGAGGACCGGCTCGTGGTCGCCGCCGGGCGGCTCGTCGGGCAGAAGGGCTTCGACCTGCTGATCCCCGCCTTCCGCCAGGTGGTCGACCGGCACCCGGACTGGCGGCTGCGCATCTACGGCACCGGTCCCAAGAAGGACCGGTTGCGGGCCCTGATCAGGGAGTGCGGGCTGCGGGACAACGTCACCCTGATGGGCCGGACCGACCACCTCGACGAGGAGCTGGCCAAGGCGTCCTTCTACGTGCTCAGCTCCCGGTTCGAGGGGCTGCCGATGGTGATGATCGAGGCGATGACCCAGGCGCTGCCCGTCGTGGCCTTCGACTGCCCGACCGGTCCGCGCGACCTGATCACCCCGGGGATCGACGGCCTGCTCGTCCCGCCCCAGGACGTCGACGCGCTGGCCGCGGCGATGATCCGGCTCGTCGAGGACCGGGATCTGCGGGACCGGATGGGCGCCGCCGCCGCCGTGACCGCGCGTGACTACTCGCCTTCGGTGATCATGCCCGTCTGGGAGAGGCTGTTCGCCGACCTCCTGGGCCGGGACCCGGGGAACCCCGGGAATCCCGGCTGA
- a CDS encoding family 2B encapsulin nanocompartment shell protein: MTEFEAGRSRLSLGTDAARNLATTTKSTPQMQEISSRWLLRMLPWVQVSGGTYRVNRRLTYTVGDGRVSFTTTGSQAAVIPAELCELPVLREFDDTDVLTALAGHFVQREFRAGDVLAESGRPADEVVLIAHGKVNKIGTGPYGDQIILKVLAHGDHFGDETLVGPDRDWEFTAKAVTNGTALVLPRRTFLELAEQTETLQAHLRRVESAARGPQNKYGEAAVEVAAGHHGEAELPGTFVDYELSPREYELSVAQTVLRVHTRVADLYNDPMDQIEQQLRLTIEVLRERQEHEMINNREFGLLHNADLKQRIHTRSGPPTPDDLDELLSRRRSTSFFLAHPHAIAAFGRECNKRGLYPQGVDVGGSGVPAWRGVPIFSCNKIPITGTRTTSILAMRVGEDNQGVVGLHQTGIPDEYQPSLSVRFMNISEKAIISYLVSAYYSVAVLVPDALGILEDVEIGH; the protein is encoded by the coding sequence GTGACGGAGTTCGAAGCCGGCCGGTCGCGGCTGAGCCTGGGCACGGACGCCGCGCGGAACCTCGCGACGACGACCAAGTCGACGCCCCAGATGCAGGAGATCTCCTCGCGGTGGCTGCTGCGGATGCTCCCCTGGGTGCAGGTGTCCGGCGGCACCTACCGGGTCAACCGCCGTCTGACCTACACGGTCGGCGACGGCCGGGTGAGCTTCACCACCACGGGGTCGCAGGCGGCGGTCATCCCCGCCGAGCTGTGCGAGCTGCCCGTCCTGCGCGAGTTCGACGACACCGACGTGCTCACCGCCCTGGCCGGCCACTTCGTCCAGCGTGAGTTCCGCGCCGGGGACGTGCTCGCCGAGAGCGGGCGTCCGGCCGACGAGGTGGTGCTCATCGCGCACGGCAAGGTCAACAAGATCGGCACGGGGCCGTACGGCGACCAGATCATCCTCAAGGTGCTGGCCCACGGCGACCACTTCGGCGACGAGACGCTCGTCGGCCCCGACCGCGACTGGGAGTTCACCGCCAAGGCGGTCACCAACGGCACCGCCCTGGTGCTGCCCCGGCGTACGTTCCTGGAGCTGGCCGAGCAGACCGAGACGCTCCAGGCCCACCTGCGCCGGGTCGAGAGCGCCGCCAGGGGGCCGCAGAACAAGTACGGCGAGGCCGCCGTCGAGGTGGCCGCAGGTCACCATGGCGAGGCCGAACTGCCCGGCACCTTCGTCGACTACGAGCTCTCCCCGCGCGAGTACGAACTGAGCGTCGCCCAGACCGTCCTGCGGGTGCACACCCGCGTGGCCGACCTCTACAACGACCCGATGGACCAGATCGAGCAGCAGCTCCGGCTGACGATCGAGGTGCTCCGCGAACGGCAGGAGCACGAGATGATCAACAACCGTGAGTTCGGGCTGCTGCACAACGCCGACCTCAAGCAGCGCATCCACACCCGTTCCGGGCCGCCCACCCCGGACGACCTCGACGAGCTGCTCAGCCGCCGCAGGAGCACCAGTTTCTTCCTGGCCCACCCGCACGCCATCGCCGCGTTCGGGCGTGAGTGCAACAAGCGCGGGCTCTACCCCCAGGGGGTCGACGTCGGCGGCAGCGGGGTGCCCGCCTGGCGCGGCGTCCCCATCTTCTCCTGCAACAAGATCCCCATCACCGGTACCCGCACCACCTCGATCCTGGCCATGCGCGTCGGCGAGGACAACCAGGGCGTCGTCGGCCTGCACCAGACCGGCATCCCCGACGAGTACCAGCCCAGCCTCTCGGTCCGGTTCATGAACATCAGCGAGAAGGCGATCATCTCCTACCTGGTGAGCGCCTACTACTCGGTCGCCGTCCTGGTGCCCGACGCGCTCGGCATCCTCGAAGACGTCGAGATCGGGCACTGA
- a CDS encoding family 2 encapsulin nanocompartment cargo protein polyprenyl transferase, with protein sequence MQPLELSGVHPPVGVRPTREVLARSREAVEAVLRPAAETLPASMRRIAGYHFGWWDEHGRPITAAGGKAIRPALVLLSAEAVGAAAGTALRPAAAVELAHEFSLLHDDVMDGDRTRRHRPAAWTVFGVSPAILAGDALLTLAFDVLTAGDRAAAEAAKIFSAAVQQLLDGQSADLAFEERDDVDPVECLAMAAGKTGALLGCACALGALAGGGSPEQIDRLAAFGRDLGLAFQLVDDLLGIWGDPETTGKPVHSDLRSRKKSLPVVAALASGTPAGDELAVLYRGEAPLAEADLARVAELVEAAGGRAWSQAKADEMLAQATCHLRSADPCPRPAAELDALARLVTRRDR encoded by the coding sequence ATGCAGCCATTGGAGCTCTCCGGCGTCCACCCGCCGGTCGGCGTCCGGCCCACCCGCGAGGTGCTGGCCCGGAGCCGGGAGGCGGTGGAGGCCGTGCTGCGTCCGGCGGCGGAGACGCTTCCCGCGTCGATGCGGCGCATCGCCGGCTACCACTTCGGCTGGTGGGACGAACACGGCCGGCCGATCACGGCCGCCGGGGGCAAGGCGATCCGCCCGGCGCTGGTCCTGCTGTCGGCCGAGGCCGTCGGCGCCGCCGCCGGGACGGCGCTGCGTCCGGCGGCGGCGGTGGAGCTGGCGCACGAGTTCTCCCTGCTGCACGACGACGTGATGGACGGTGACCGGACCCGCCGGCACCGGCCCGCCGCCTGGACCGTCTTCGGTGTCAGCCCGGCCATCCTCGCCGGCGACGCCCTGCTGACGCTCGCCTTCGACGTGCTCACGGCCGGAGACCGGGCCGCCGCGGAGGCGGCGAAGATCTTCAGCGCCGCGGTGCAGCAACTGCTGGACGGCCAGAGCGCCGACCTCGCCTTCGAGGAACGCGACGACGTCGATCCGGTCGAGTGCCTGGCCATGGCGGCGGGCAAGACCGGCGCGCTGCTGGGGTGCGCGTGTGCCCTGGGTGCGCTGGCCGGCGGCGGCAGCCCCGAGCAGATCGACCGCCTGGCCGCGTTCGGCAGGGATCTCGGGCTGGCCTTCCAGCTCGTCGACGACCTGCTGGGCATCTGGGGCGACCCGGAGACGACCGGCAAGCCGGTCCACTCCGACCTGCGCAGCCGCAAGAAGTCGCTGCCCGTCGTCGCCGCCCTCGCCTCGGGCACCCCGGCCGGGGACGAACTGGCCGTCCTCTACCGGGGGGAGGCGCCGCTGGCCGAGGCGGACCTGGCCCGGGTCGCCGAGCTGGTCGAGGCCGCCGGCGGGCGGGCCTGGAGCCAGGCGAAGGCCGACGAGATGCTCGCGCAGGCGACATGCCACCTGCGGTCGGCCGATCCATGCCCGCGTCCGGCCGCCGAACTGGACGCCCTCGCTCGCCTTGTCACCCGCCGCGACCGCTGA
- a CDS encoding family 2 encapsulin nanocompartment cargo protein terpene cyclase, which yields MQAFTLPDFYIPHPARLNPNLERSREHSTAWARRMGMLDAPTPGGGVVWDEEALARMDYALMCAYTHPDCDGPTLDLITDWYVWVFFFDDHFLEHFKYSRDLRGAKAYLDRLELFMTADGQTPPEPENAAEAGLKDLWERTVPEMSPQWRRRFVTSTHNLMVESMWELDNIDRGRVANPIEYVQMRRRVGGAPWSANLVEYAVHAEIPAGLADTRPMRVLSDAFSDAVHLRNDLFSYQREVREEGENSNAVLVFERFLDCSTQEAAELVNDLLTSRLQQFENTALTEVPALLAEHAVPPHEQAGVVAYVKGLQDWQSGGHEWHARSSRYMNEGVTSGAARVPFGAPGGPTGLGTSAVAALLSPAGPGLRGRSRQHSHVPFRPVGHLPLPGFHMPYPIRTSPHLDAARRYAVGWAHRMGMFDAVPGVEFGGVWDERRFLGMDLAHCAAMIHADATPEQLNLSSDWLAWGTYGDDYFPMVFGTTRDLVGAKLCNERLSVFMPLDAGTTPEPANPLERGLADLWRRTAGPMTPPARRRFRTAVEDMTSSWLWELANQAQNRIPDPVDYIEMRRRTFGSDMTMSLARLAHSDVVPEEVYRTRVMHELDTAAQDYACFTNDLFSYQKEIEFEGEVHNLVLVVESFLGLDPVTARDVVADLMTARMRQFEHIVANDLPAMFDDLALDERVRAILTRHADDLKEWMSGILEWHRRCVRYTEAELRRGRTPAVPPGSPFLPAGLGTSAVRLAVRAAGRLHR from the coding sequence ATGCAGGCTTTCACCCTGCCCGACTTCTACATCCCGCATCCGGCCAGGCTCAACCCGAACCTGGAGCGCTCCCGCGAGCACAGCACGGCCTGGGCCCGGCGGATGGGCATGCTCGACGCGCCGACGCCGGGCGGCGGCGTCGTCTGGGACGAGGAGGCGCTGGCCAGGATGGACTACGCGCTGATGTGCGCCTACACCCATCCCGACTGCGACGGCCCCACCCTGGATCTGATCACCGACTGGTACGTCTGGGTCTTCTTCTTCGACGACCACTTCCTCGAGCACTTCAAGTACTCCCGTGACCTGCGCGGCGCGAAGGCGTACCTGGACCGCCTCGAACTGTTCATGACCGCGGACGGTCAGACGCCCCCGGAGCCGGAGAACGCGGCGGAGGCGGGGTTGAAGGACCTGTGGGAGCGCACGGTGCCGGAGATGTCACCGCAATGGCGGCGGCGCTTCGTCACCAGCACGCACAACCTCATGGTCGAGTCGATGTGGGAGCTGGACAACATCGACCGGGGGCGTGTGGCCAACCCGATCGAGTACGTGCAGATGCGGCGCAGGGTCGGCGGGGCGCCGTGGTCGGCGAACCTCGTCGAGTACGCCGTCCACGCCGAGATCCCGGCCGGCCTCGCCGACACGAGGCCGATGCGGGTCCTCTCGGACGCGTTCTCGGACGCGGTGCACCTGCGCAACGACCTGTTCTCCTATCAGCGCGAGGTCCGTGAGGAGGGGGAGAACTCCAACGCGGTGCTCGTCTTCGAGCGGTTCCTCGACTGTTCCACGCAGGAGGCCGCCGAGCTCGTCAACGACCTGCTCACCTCACGGTTGCAGCAGTTCGAGAACACGGCGTTGACCGAGGTCCCGGCGCTCCTGGCGGAGCACGCCGTGCCCCCGCACGAGCAGGCCGGGGTGGTCGCCTACGTCAAGGGCCTGCAGGACTGGCAGTCCGGCGGGCACGAGTGGCACGCGCGATCCAGCCGATACATGAACGAGGGCGTCACCTCGGGGGCGGCCCGCGTGCCGTTCGGTGCGCCGGGGGGCCCGACCGGCCTGGGCACCTCCGCCGTCGCGGCGCTCCTGTCCCCGGCGGGGCCGGGACTGCGCGGGAGGTCCCGGCAGCACTCCCATGTGCCGTTCCGGCCGGTGGGGCATCTGCCGCTGCCCGGCTTCCACATGCCCTATCCGATCCGCACCAGCCCGCACCTCGACGCCGCGCGCCGCTACGCGGTCGGCTGGGCACACAGGATGGGCATGTTCGACGCGGTTCCCGGCGTGGAGTTCGGCGGGGTCTGGGACGAGCGGCGCTTCCTCGGCATGGACCTGGCCCACTGCGCCGCGATGATCCACGCGGACGCCACCCCCGAACAGCTCAACCTGTCCTCCGACTGGCTGGCCTGGGGGACGTACGGCGACGACTACTTCCCCATGGTGTTCGGGACGACCCGTGACCTGGTGGGTGCGAAACTCTGCAACGAGCGGTTGTCGGTGTTCATGCCGCTGGACGCCGGGACGACCCCGGAGCCGGCGAATCCGCTCGAACGGGGGCTGGCCGACCTGTGGCGGCGCACCGCGGGGCCGATGACACCGCCCGCCAGACGGCGCTTCCGTACGGCGGTCGAGGACATGACCTCCAGTTGGCTGTGGGAGCTGGCCAACCAGGCCCAGAACCGTATCCCCGACCCGGTCGACTACATCGAGATGCGCCGCAGGACGTTCGGGTCGGACATGACGATGAGCCTGGCCCGGCTCGCGCACTCGGACGTGGTGCCCGAGGAGGTCTACCGGACACGGGTCATGCACGAACTCGACACCGCGGCGCAGGACTACGCCTGTTTCACCAACGACCTGTTCTCCTACCAGAAGGAGATCGAGTTCGAGGGCGAGGTCCACAACCTCGTCCTGGTGGTGGAGAGCTTCCTGGGACTGGACCCGGTGACGGCCCGGGACGTCGTGGCCGACCTGATGACGGCGCGGATGCGGCAGTTCGAGCACATCGTCGCCAACGACCTGCCGGCGATGTTCGACGACCTCGCCCTCGACGAACGGGTCCGCGCGATCCTCACCCGCCACGCCGACGACCTCAAGGAGTGGATGTCGGGCATCCTGGAGTGGCACCGCAGATGCGTGCGCTACACCGAGGCCGAGCTCCGGCGCGGCCGGACCCCGGCCGTGCCGCCGGGGTCACCGTTCCTGCCCGCGGGCCTCGGCACCTCGGCGGTGCGGCTCGCGGTCAGGGCCGCCGGACGGCTTCACCGCTGA
- a CDS encoding ABC-F family ATP-binding cassette domain-containing protein — MSATIVAKDLAAGHGDRALFSGLELVVAPGDVIGLVGVNGAGKSTLMRILAGLQSPEHGSVRLSPASAAVGYLPQERERSADETVAAFLARRTGVAAAQRALDAATEGLVEGRPGADDAYAESLERWLALGGADLEERAAEVVAELGLTVELDRPMTALSGGQAARAGMASLLLSRYDVFLLDEPTNDLDLEGLERLERFVTGLRAATVLVSHDREFLARTVNRVVELDLAQQLVRVHGGGYEAYLNEREVARRHAREEYEEYADTVASLKSRALKQRNWMEKGVKNARRKMTDGDKIGRNARIETTEKQAAKARQTERLIERLEVVEEPRKEWELRMEIAVAPRAGAVVATLREAVVRRGAFTLGPVSLQIGWAERVAITGANGSGKSTLLAALLGRVPLQDGHASLGPGVVVGEVDQARGLFLGEEALAEAFGSAAPGMVPADVRTLLAKFGLRAAHVGRPAVTLSPGERTRAALALLQARGVNLLVLDEPTNHLDLAAIEQLESALASYPGTLLLVTHDRRMLDAVQTTRHLHVDAGHVRER, encoded by the coding sequence ATGAGCGCCACCATCGTTGCCAAGGATCTCGCCGCAGGGCACGGCGACCGGGCACTGTTCTCCGGTCTGGAACTGGTCGTCGCCCCGGGTGACGTGATCGGCCTGGTCGGCGTGAACGGGGCGGGGAAGTCCACCCTGATGCGCATCCTCGCCGGCCTGCAGTCGCCCGAGCACGGCTCCGTGCGGCTCAGTCCCGCCTCGGCCGCGGTCGGCTACCTGCCTCAGGAGCGCGAGCGCAGCGCGGACGAGACCGTCGCCGCCTTCCTCGCCCGCCGTACCGGGGTGGCCGCCGCGCAACGTGCCCTGGACGCCGCGACCGAGGGGCTGGTCGAGGGGCGTCCCGGCGCCGACGACGCCTACGCCGAGAGTCTGGAGCGCTGGCTCGCACTGGGCGGTGCCGACCTGGAGGAACGGGCCGCCGAGGTCGTCGCCGAGCTCGGCCTCACGGTCGAGCTCGACCGGCCGATGACGGCGCTCTCCGGCGGTCAGGCGGCGCGGGCGGGCATGGCGTCCCTGCTTCTCAGCCGCTACGACGTCTTCCTACTGGACGAACCCACCAACGACCTCGACCTGGAGGGGCTGGAACGGCTCGAACGCTTCGTCACCGGCCTGCGTGCCGCGACCGTCCTCGTCAGCCACGACCGGGAGTTCCTCGCCAGGACCGTCAACCGCGTCGTCGAGCTCGACCTCGCCCAGCAGCTCGTCCGGGTGCACGGCGGCGGCTACGAGGCGTACCTGAACGAACGTGAGGTCGCCCGCAGGCACGCCCGGGAGGAGTACGAGGAGTACGCCGACACCGTCGCCTCGCTCAAGAGCCGTGCCCTCAAGCAGCGCAACTGGATGGAGAAGGGCGTCAAGAACGCGCGGCGCAAGATGACCGACGGCGACAAGATCGGGCGTAACGCCCGGATCGAGACGACCGAGAAGCAGGCCGCCAAAGCCCGCCAGACCGAACGGCTGATCGAGCGGCTGGAGGTGGTGGAGGAGCCGCGCAAGGAGTGGGAGCTCCGGATGGAGATCGCGGTGGCCCCCCGCGCCGGGGCGGTCGTGGCGACCCTGCGCGAGGCCGTCGTCCGGCGCGGCGCCTTCACCCTCGGCCCGGTGAGCCTGCAGATCGGCTGGGCCGAGCGGGTGGCGATCACCGGGGCCAACGGCTCCGGCAAGTCCACCCTGCTCGCGGCCCTGCTGGGCCGGGTTCCGCTCCAGGACGGGCACGCCTCGCTCGGGCCCGGCGTGGTCGTCGGAGAGGTGGACCAGGCGCGCGGGCTGTTCCTCGGCGAGGAGGCGCTGGCCGAGGCCTTCGGCTCCGCGGCGCCGGGCATGGTCCCCGCCGACGTGCGGACGCTGCTCGCCAAGTTCGGGCTGCGCGCGGCGCACGTGGGCCGCCCGGCCGTCACCCTGTCGCCGGGGGAGCGGACACGTGCCGCGCTCGCGCTGCTCCAGGCGCGCGGGGTGAACCTGCTCGTCCTCGACGAGCCGACCAACCACCTGGACCTGGCCGCGATCGAGCAACTGGAGTCCGCCCTGGCCTCCTACCCAGGCACGCTCCTGCTGGTCACCCACGACCGGCGGATGCTCGACGCCGTACAGACCACCCGGCACCTGCATGTCGATGCCGGGCACGTCCGGGAGCGGTGA
- a CDS encoding LacI family DNA-binding transcriptional regulator: MTRRLAEVAKKVGMSEATVSRVLNGKPGVSEATREAVLTALDVLGYERPTQLRGDRARLVGLVLPELQNPIFPAFAEVVGGALAQQGFTSVLCTRTLGGVSEAEYVDLLLQQQVSGVVFAGGLFAQADAPHEHYRLLLERRLPTVLVNAAVEHLTFPQVSCDDAAAAEMALGHLRSLGHERIGMVLGPPDHVPSRRKLEAADIDPELVEHTMFSLEGGHAAAARLMRRGVTGVVCASDVMALGAIRAARRAGLGVPGDVSVIGYDDSALMNCTDPPLTTLRQPIDAMGRAVVDLLVAQIDKALVSADELLFEPELVVRASTGPVKR, from the coding sequence ATGACGCGACGGCTTGCAGAGGTGGCCAAGAAGGTCGGCATGAGCGAGGCGACCGTGAGCCGCGTGCTCAACGGGAAGCCCGGGGTGTCGGAGGCCACCCGGGAGGCCGTGCTCACCGCGCTGGACGTCCTCGGATACGAGCGGCCGACCCAGCTGCGGGGCGACCGGGCACGGCTGGTCGGGCTCGTCCTCCCCGAGTTGCAGAATCCGATATTCCCCGCCTTCGCCGAGGTGGTGGGGGGTGCGCTGGCCCAGCAGGGTTTCACCTCCGTGCTGTGCACCAGAACCCTCGGTGGTGTCTCCGAGGCCGAGTACGTCGACCTGCTGCTCCAGCAGCAGGTGTCCGGTGTGGTGTTCGCCGGAGGGCTGTTCGCCCAGGCCGACGCCCCGCACGAGCACTACCGGCTGCTGCTCGAACGGCGTCTGCCGACCGTGCTGGTCAACGCCGCGGTGGAGCACCTGACCTTCCCGCAGGTCTCCTGTGACGACGCCGCCGCCGCCGAGATGGCGCTCGGGCACCTGAGGTCGCTGGGGCACGAGCGGATCGGCATGGTGCTGGGGCCGCCCGACCACGTGCCCTCCCGGCGCAAGCTGGAGGCGGCCGACATCGATCCGGAGCTGGTGGAGCACACCATGTTCTCCCTGGAGGGCGGGCACGCGGCGGCGGCCCGGTTGATGAGACGGGGCGTGACCGGTGTCGTCTGCGCCAGTGACGTGATGGCCCTGGGAGCCATCAGGGCGGCCCGCCGGGCCGGACTCGGCGTGCCCGGCGACGTCTCGGTGATCGGCTATGACGACTCCGCGCTGATGAACTGCACCGACCCGCCGCTGACCACGCTGCGCCAGCCGATCGACGCGATGGGTCGCGCTGTCGTCGACCTCCTGGTCGCCCAGATCGACAAGGCGCTGGTCTCCGCCGACGAGCTCCTGTTCGAGCCCGAACTGGTGGTCCGCGCCTCGACGGGCCCGGTGAAGCGGTAG
- the ppgK gene encoding polyphosphate--glucose phosphotransferase — translation MEALGIDIGGSGIKGAPVDVATGRLTQERLRIPTPVPSSPEAVAEVVAKITKNFAWNGPVGVTFPGIVVDGVTRSAANVDKRWIGTDARKLFTGVTGVPVTVLNDADAAGLAEVAAGAAKDRPGVVMLLTFGTGIGSALLVDGKLVPNTELGHLEIRGKEAEKRASDHAREAHDLSWEEWAGKVQEYLEHVEALFSPSLFIIGGGVSKKADKFLPLLKIRTPIVPATLRNEAGIVGAAMAATKM, via the coding sequence ATGGAAGCGCTGGGAATCGACATCGGCGGGTCGGGGATCAAAGGGGCACCGGTGGACGTCGCCACAGGGCGGCTGACGCAGGAGCGGTTGCGGATCCCCACGCCCGTCCCGTCCAGTCCGGAGGCCGTCGCGGAGGTGGTGGCGAAGATCACCAAGAACTTCGCGTGGAACGGGCCGGTCGGGGTGACCTTCCCCGGCATCGTGGTCGACGGGGTCACCAGGTCGGCCGCCAACGTGGACAAGCGCTGGATCGGTACCGACGCGCGGAAGCTGTTCACCGGGGTGACCGGCGTGCCGGTGACGGTGCTCAACGACGCGGACGCGGCAGGTCTGGCCGAGGTGGCGGCGGGGGCGGCCAAGGACCGGCCGGGGGTGGTGATGCTGCTGACCTTCGGCACCGGGATCGGTAGTGCCCTGCTCGTCGACGGCAAGCTCGTGCCCAACACCGAGCTCGGCCATCTGGAGATCAGGGGTAAGGAAGCCGAGAAGCGCGCCTCCGACCACGCCCGCGAGGCTCACGATCTGAGCTGGGAGGAATGGGCCGGCAAGGTGCAGGAGTATCTGGAGCACGTCGAGGCGCTGTTCTCCCCGTCGCTGTTCATCATCGGGGGAGGCGTGAGCAAGAAGGCCGATAAGTTCCTGCCGCTGCTGAAGATCCGTACCCCGATCGTGCCCGCCACCCTGCGCAACGAGGCGGGCATCGTGGGGGCGGCGATGGCGGCCACCAAAATGTAA